AGCGCTTGAGTTCCATTGGGGCAGAGAACACCGAGGAGAACCGTCGCTTTTACCGCCAGTTGCTCTTCACGGCCGACGAAAAAGTGAACCCCTGCATCGGGGGCGTCATCACCTTCCACGAGACCCTCTACCACAAGACCGACGATGGCGTGGCCTTCACCAAAGTCATCAAGGACAAAGGGGGTGTCGTAGGCATCAAGGTGAGGTTATAGACTGTCTACCAGGGGCGGGGGGTATGTTGGGATGTGGATTGCACCCCTATTGGTGCAAATGGATTGACCCGGAATCTTCTTTCCCCTCCCACACAGGTTGATAAAGGTGTCGTCCCTCTGGCTGGAACCAACGGTGAAACCACAACTCAAGGTAAGGGGGGGGGTCCTATAGTGAGAATTCCTATGGGTGGGACCTTATGATGCTGTAGTCTCCCCACCACCCATAATTCCTAGGTGCTGTAAGTGCTCACACCTGTTATACAGAAGGTGCATAAGGTCTGCTTCTGTTATACAGGTCTGGATGGACTGTCCGAACGCTGTGCCCAGTACAAGAAAGATGGCGCTGACTTTGCCAAGTGGCGCTCCGTGCTCAAGATCTCTGAACACACCCCCTCTCACCTGGCCATCATAGAGAATGCCAACGTATTGGCCCGTTACGCCAGCATCTGCCAACAGGTAATCACTCTTGTTCTTTCTTGGGGCGTGTACTAACGGGTAGTCGTACGGAGAAGGGTGGCACAGAGTTTGGGTCTGACCTTTACCCTCTTCTCTCTACAGAATGGAATTGTGCCCATTGTGGAGCCCGAGGTCCTTCCTGATGGAGAACATGACCTGAAGAGGTGCCAGTACGTGACAGAGAAGGTAGGTGGCACTGGAGTACTTTGTGCTGATACTGATGGGCACCGTGTAGTGGGTGGGCACTGGGGTGGGTGGGCACCTTGTAGTGATTGGCATCATGTACCCGTCAGGTCCTGGCTGCAGTCTACAAGGCTCTCAGCGACCATCACGTTTACCTGGAAGGGACCCTGCTGAAACCAAACATGGTTACCCCCGGGCACGCCTGCACCAAGAAGTACCCCCCTCAGGAGATTGCCATGGCAACAGTCACAGCCCTCAGGCGCACAGTGCCCCCTGCTGTTGCAGGTGAGTAGGGGCATGGGAAGAGTGCAGGGCTGTTTTCTCGTGTAGAACTAGGGGTGCTGCCCATGCCTCTGGCATTTTAGGGGCACATGTCGTGCCTCTGAGACTGACCAATGACATTGTTTGTGTAGGAATCACCTTCCTGTCTGGAGGACAAAGTGAGGAAGAGGCCACGGTGCACCTGAATGCCATCAACCAGTGCCCCCTGCTCAAACCCTGGCCCCTGACCTTCTCCTACGGACGTGCCCTTCAGGCCTCTGCCCTCAAAGCTTGGGGGGGCAAGAAGGAGAACACCAAGAAGGCTCAGGATGAGTACATCAAGCGCGCCCTGGTAAGCATTTCTTCTGTTCCCCCCCATtagctttttaaagggcaagtaaacaaCATTAAGCCATTACTTGCTGGatagctgagcatgctgggacttGTATTTCAGACAAAGCTGAGTACTGTGCTTCTTCTAACTTTCCTGTTTTCCTCTGTATAGGCCAACAGCCTGGCGTGCCAAGGAAAATATGTAGCCAGCGGAGATGCAGGAGCTGCTGCAGGAGAATCCCTCTTCGTATCAAACCACGCCTACTAAATACAGCCTTCCTGCTGCTCCTCGTCACTGGTGGCCGCTTCCATTTGATAGAGGCCCCTCCCCTGCAGAGCGATTAGCCCCTCCCCTGTGTAGAGACCCCTCTGCGGAACATTAGCTAAGCCATTCCTCTTGCTGGAGagagactgcaggctgagtgtCATTGCTATGGTGATTCCTGGACGCTCCAGCAGAGGGCGTGAATGATGAGTGTGTGAGTGTCTGTGCTTCTTGCACTCCTGTCTGTGTTTCTTTCAGCTCTGAGTCATTGTTCTGTGTCACTGCTGAACAAAGTCTCAATAAAGCAGTTTCCTCActcacgtactgtctctttaatttaCCCCCCCACCAGCTGTGATCCATGGGACCGCCCAAACAGAACTGGCCTGAGTGGGGTCCCCTTATTGCTCCTGGCACCCCATCATTCCCAAAAGAgatctggctctcgcacacccttgtaAGAGGAAATTCTAGtgctgtctggtgcacaatggtagaagTCCGGCAACCCCAAATCCAATCTAGCAGTCAAACAATTCAGAGGACACAGAGCTGATGTATGTTTATTGTATAATAGCTGTGCCATCATTCCCAGCACTTTCACACGTAGGGACATTTTACTTTGCAGCTGTGGCCCCCAAGGGTAGCACCAACAGCAGCctccttagtttgctcatagcaaTGGGACAGACTCTCAGGGACCCCATAAGTTAAACGTCACCTGTTGTCTCGTTGCAATGCCCACTAGTGGTCAGTACTCTCAATGAACAACATGTGATGTGGCCCCTATGAGCATCCGGCtcagcagcagccaatcacaaCACACACTCTGATACATCAGCCAATGGGACAGGCCCTGGAAACTCGGCGGCACGCATGGGGGTTAATGGGGATGTTAATTGATACATTGCATGCTGGGATCTTGTAGGCTTAGTCTGAGTGGCTTTGtagttggtcattatttattatagctGCACCCCAGCTTGATCCTTTATTGTAGCCTGTTAGGTCAGCTGAATACTACCAGCTCAGGGGATAATATCTTGCCCATCAGGCCACTCACTGGCCTCAGCCCTGTCACCCCACCCTTGTGACTCCTCTCCAGTTTCTACTACAGACCTTTCAGGGAATGGGGTAACACTGTTCATTCAGGTGGGCAGCTTCTGATTAGAGGCCCCCCATAAGAGAGGTTTGTAATTGGGAGTTTCCCCATGAGAGGATTCTGATTGGAGGGCTCCCCACGAGAGAGGTTTTTGATTGGAGGGCCCCATAAGACAGGGTTGTaatcagggttgccaccttttctcgaaaaaataaagactttcctatatatttatctttattccctattaataacattgggatcactgaccttcctatatagttatctttattccctattaataacattgggatcactgaccttcctatatagttatctttattccctattaataacattgggatcgctgaccttcctatatatttctctttattccctattaataacattgggatcgctgaccttcctatatatttatctttattccctattaataacattgggatcactgaccttcctataaatttatctttattccctattaataacattgggatcactgaccttcctataaatttatctttattccctattaataacattgggatcactgaccttcctataaatttatctttattccctattaataacattgggatcactgaccttcctatatatttatctttattccctattaataacattgggatcactgaccttcctatatatttatctttattacctattaataacattgggatcactgaccttcctatatatttagctttattccctattaataacattgggatcactggccttcctatatatttatctttattccctattaataacattgggatcactgaccttcctatatatttatctttattacctattaataacattgggatcactgaccttcctatatatttatctttattccctattaataacattgggatcactgaccttcctatatatttatctttattccctattaataacattgagatcactgaccttcctatatatttatctttattccctattaataacattgggatcactgaccttcctatatatttatctttattacctattaataacattgggatcactgaccttcctatatatttagctttattccctattaataacattgggatcactggccttcctatatatttatctttattccctattaataacattgggatcactgaccttcctatatatttatctttattacctattaataacattgggatcactgaccttcctatatatttatctttattccctattaataacattgggatcactgaccttcctatatatttatctttattccctattaataacattgggatcaaccatcacttttactggccaggccggttaaacactagccaggtggcaacccttgttgTAATCGAAGTCCTCCCATGAGAGAGTTTTCTGATTGGAGGGCTCCTCATGAGAGAGGCTTCTTATTGGAGGGCTCCTCATGAGAGAGGTTTCTGATTCGCTGAATCTTTCCTCCTGCAAAGTCAATCCCTCTCTCAGCCGCTCTTCCCACAGAAGTGAATTATGTCAGAATAATAAATGAAGAGAAGGAACCAGACTGAGCTCAATACTAAACACAATAACACAGAACTAAGCTAAGCAGCGGTTTTCACCCACAAAACACGGTTTTCGCAATATCCCCATCACGTGATAGTGTCTGGTGTCCCGATACGTTTGTTAataaagttgcagaaaaaaaaactcggAACAAAACTATTTCCCGCCAGGCGCGCTCGGGCGCAGCTTCTATTGGGCGGGGCTGGGAGCGCGCACGCACAGACAGTTGGGAGATCGGAGACGCGTAATTGACGTCACGTTCTCGCGGTATCTCGCTCTCGCTGTGTGGAGAGGAGGAAGCGGAGGCTCCTGGGGGAGATACCGACACACACCGCTCCCCGGGACCCACATCCGGTGAGAGAGTCCGGCCTGTGGCGGAAGCGGTAAGacggtttgtgtgtgtgtgtgtgtttgtgtgggagTGACGCTTGTTACACAGAGTCGCTTGTCCGGTGTGTGAGTCTCTGATACCCGGATGTTGTCTCTCAGTGTGAGGTGATTGTGTGTCCGTGTGGAACTGGCGCATTATTATCTCTATTTCTTTGTCTGTCTGTGAGGAGACGAGTAAGAGCCTGAAATGTTGGGGAGCTCCTGTACCCTCATCATGTGCCTGAGGAGCAGCTCATCTTGGGGAAGGAGGAAAAGTTTCCCCTGTGTAGGCGGAGCTAAGGGCCCATTTCTCTCCTTGTGGGCGGGCTCAAGTGGCTCTTGTCCCCTGTGGGCGGGCTGAAGAATGACCAATAGAGGCTAAGATGTCAGCTGGTCTGTGCCTATGTAGCTCCTCCCCTATATATATGTCAGACGTTCTGATTGGTTTGCTTCACTGTATCCAGGTGTCCATAGAAGGAAAAGTCTATAAGTTGTGCACTTATTGTCTCTCACCTGAACAGACTTTATTTCTTGTGCCACATGTCTCTCACTATCTCCATCATATAACATGTCTCTCACTGTCTCCATCATATAACATGTCTCTCACTATCTCCATCATATAACATGTCTCTCACTATCTCCATCATATAACACGTCTCTCACTATCTCCATCATATAACATGTCTCTCACTTTCTCCATCATATAACATGTCTCTCACTATCTCcatcatgacttggggcagctgggaaattgacaatatgtctagccccatgtcagatttcaaaattgaatataaaaaaatcagtttgctcttttgagaaatggattcagtgcagaattctgctggagcagcactattaactgattcattttgaaaaatttttatttcccatgacagtatccctttatagaAGGGGAACAACTCCGGGTATCCGCTAAATAGAGTGCAAATATGCCAGCAAAAAAGAGCTGCTAGTTGTCTGTCTGATAGAAACCATCACAAACAGACAGTTTTATATTATACTGTTATATTGGCACAGTTCTCTATCTCAAGGCCCCCCATAcaagggctgataaaagctgccgacagaccctGTAGCTGTCAGCACTTTGGACTAGGGGTgccagccaatcagcagttagacTGCAGTTCCCCGTCAGGTTCTTCTATGTGCCCGTCTCTTAACTGTGCTTCTGGCCAGGACTATTCAGACTCACCGACCATTCATTGAAACACTAACAGGAACCACCAGAGCGGATCTATGGGGTGCAACAATAAAGGGGCCATAGTCATAGATACTCATTTTAAGCCAAAGTGGAACAGGCAAGATCTAGCTATTCCAAATATCATACGGAAATTAATTTTGTACagtattatctgtgcgtctatttCCACGTTAAAGTTTATGCTGTTGTATAGCAGTATGTACGCATAAAACCGATTGTTGGATATACATTATAAAAGCAAAACTAAAAATATCACTGAACGGTCTCTGGGCAATTCACTAGTAATTTTTTAATAGTGTTTTCCTTTTCCCCATCAGTTACAGGCTCATTGAGGAGGGACCATGACTGAAATCAGTGACCTCGACAGGCAGATTGAACAGCTGAGACGCTGTGAGCTCATCAAGGAGAGTGAAGTGAAAGCTCTGTGTGCTAAAGCACGGTGAGTATTTAGCTGGGTGGGcttgcttaataataataatgtaaatacaaCTAATGGGAAAGGACATGGAAAGCTAAATTATGTGCAGCTGTCTACACTTAGAATTGCACGTGAACAGTAGACGTGCTAGTCCCGTGCTAGTCCCGTGCTAGTCCCGTGCTAGTCCCGTGCTAGTCCCGTGCTAGTCCCGTGCTAGTCCCGTGCTAGTCCCGTGCTAGTCCCGTGCTAGTCCCGTGCTAGTCCCGTGCTAGTCCCCTGCTAGTCCCCTGCTAGTCCCGTGCTAGTCCCCTGCTAGTCCCCTGCTAGTCCCCTGCTAGTCCCCTGCTAGTCCCCTGCTAGTCCCCTGCTAGTGCCCTGCTAGTGCCCTGCTCGTCCCCTGCTAGTGCCCTGCTCGTCCCCTGCTCATCCACATGTAAAAGTCTGCACCAGGACTGCctagaaaaaagaaggaaaaaaaaaggcaaaaatgtgaCACAATGCCTACctagtgcatttattttccataGAGAAGCTTTGCAATTGAATTTACTTGGGGGAGGGGGGTGCCCAATATATTGGCACCCCAAAATGAATTTGGTCTTCCTTGTGTTAAGAATTTCTCTTCATCATCATGAGCTTTAATTCTCTGTGCCAATTAGCACCTATGAACATTAGAACATATGTCCCACTAAATACCTCATTTATATTACTGGCTTTTGGTAATTGTTCATCTGATGTAAACTAGATTATCCTTGGCTGCTGAGGTTCTTCACCTTATAACAAATCTTTCATATAATGTAGAGATTGAtaaatgatttgcaattggtcttcagtttttattttctgtcattttttatttatttaaattcttgttcagccgctctccagtttgcaatatcagcagctAACTGGTTGATAGGGTGCACATTAcgctagcaaccaggtagtgctTTGAATgtaagactgaaatatgaataggagaaggtatTTACAAGAATTAGGACTTAATTACTAATCATCAGCCCATAAATGACACAATGATGTAAGtaaacaaaacatataaataaataaaaagcgaTATTTATTTACAACCATGCCATAATGCACAGTTAAAACCGTGGGGTATTGCATGTGGGAGAAGGGATTCCTCTCTTATAAGTGCCTACCTTCAACATCGATAAATATGAATCAGATGTGAGGAAAAGGCATATACGATTAAGTATGCTGGCCAGCCGCCCTGGTGATATTGGTAGTGcacaatgaaaaacaaacattttaatttttcatggttttaactgattttaaatgtgcattatggcatggttgtgaataaatatcgctttttatttatttatttataggttcTGTTTACTTACATAATTGTGTCAATTACAGGCTCATAATTAGTGATTAAGTCCCAATTCTTGTAAATATCTTCTATATTAGGTTGTTTGTGGACCTCCTAATCTACGTAGCCCTTAACTACTGATACTTTGCTTAGTAACTTTTTGGAAGGtttaaaatgaataggagaaggcctggaTAGAGAAATAAGTAACAAAACCTGagcaataacagtaaaattgtagcctcacagagcaatcatttttgaCTGATGGGCTCAGTGGCCCCTTCACTGCTGGAAAGAGGTTAATAATATGAAAAGTTGCCATTTTatcaatatactaaaagttaacttaaactagaaaccctcacacacacacacgtgtatctACTATAGTTTCAaaacaaaaagtaattattttttcttatgggctgATGTTCTTTTTCCTTTCCAGAGAGATTCTTGTAGAAGAGAGTAATGTGCAACGGGTGGACTCGCCTGTTACGGTAAGTGACTGGTGAGAAATGTAGGTGCAAGCGTGTTACTACCTCCTCCTCTCAGGCAAACTGTTGAGCTTATGTTGCTGCAGCACAAATAGTGGTTAGAATCTTCCTCTTCTGTCTCGTAGGTTTGTGGTGATATCCATGGGCAGTTCTACGATctcaaggaattgttcagggtgaGTTCATCAATGGAAAATGCTCTTATATGCAACAAGTAACAAAAATCAGTATCTGTGTGTGTAAACCCTTGAGATCAGAAGTGTATAACTTGCTCCCTGGTTTCATTTTGCTTTCACTCTTACCTCCTTTAAAGTTAGTACAGTGTGTACTGATGTTTTATTAAACTAAATAAACTCCTCATTAATGTTCTTTGCCTGGCCCGGGGGTCATGCAGGTCGATTGGTTTAAATAACGGTTATCTCCACTCTGTGAATCTGAGAAAGTATCCGTTTAGCTCCCTCTTTTAATTGTATTCTTTCTAAAGTTCTAAACAGTGTCTAATCTGATGTTACATTTATATGCCAATTTATTGGTCTCCTTTCCTTAGGTGGGTGGTGATGTGCCAGAGACAAATTATCTTTTCATGGGTGACTTTGTGGATCGTGGGTTTTACAGCGTTGAAACATTCCTCCTTCTTTTAGCACTGAAGGTaagtgataaatatatataaggtggAGTGGCTTTCCCTATTGCATTGGGATGGTTAAACTCCCTCATTGTGTCCAGCCTTTATATTAGGTTACAGTGTC
The Xenopus laevis strain J_2021 chromosome 9_10S, Xenopus_laevis_v10.1, whole genome shotgun sequence DNA segment above includes these coding regions:
- the aldoa.S gene encoding aldolase, fructose-bisphosphate A S homeolog isoform X1; translated protein: MPHQYPALTPEQKKELHDIAKRIVAPGKGILAADESTGSIAKRLSSIGAENTEENRRFYRQLLFTADEKVNPCIGGVITFHETLYHKTDDGVAFTKVIKDKGGVVGIKVDKGVVPLAGTNGETTTQGLDGLSERCAQYKKDGADFAKWRSVLKISEHTPSHLAIIENANVLARYASICQQNGIVPIVEPEVLPDGEHDLKRCQYVTEKVLAAVYKALSDHHVYLEGTLLKPNMVTPGHACTKKYPPQEIAMATVTALRRTVPPAVAGITFLSGGQSEEEATVHLNAINQCPLLKPWPLTFSYGRALQASALKAWGGKKENTKKAQDEYIKRALANSLACQGKYVASGDAGAAAGESLFVSNHAY